In a genomic window of Paraburkholderia acidiphila:
- a CDS encoding efflux RND transporter permease subunit produces MNLSALFIRRPVATSLLAIAILISGILAFFRLPVAPLPNIAYPVIVVQANMAGASPDIMASTVAEPLERRLGTIADVSQLTSISNTGSSLIVIVFGLNRDINGAARDVEAAIQAARADLPTTLRSNPTYRQYNPASAPIMVLALTSETLTKAQLYDSADSVIQQQLSQVDGVGQITLGGGALPSVRVELEPGKLNSYGIGLEDVRASIGAANADSAKGHIDQGNQRYTVISNDQISNAAPFRDVVIAYRNGSPVFLRDVASVIDSNENIRNAGLYNGQSAVLVIVYPMPGSNVVKTVQQIRDRLPSIEAALPATIKVNVAIDRSESVRASVADTERTLFIAVLLVIGVVFVFLLSPRATLIPAVALPLSIVGTFGPMYLLGYSIDNLSLMALTIGTGFVVDDAVVVLENIVRHIEAGMEPKEAALKGAGEVGFTVLSMSLSLIAVFLPILLMPGIVGLLFHEFAMTLSIAILISLVISLTVTPTMCAYVLKREALHRKPSRAAVWIDAQFERFKQFYSRTLDVALNHARLTIFILFALLVGNVFLARLLSGTFFPEQDTGILIGQIIADQSISFTAMEKKLAQLQAIVKADPAVQSVAGFTGGRALNTATVFVELKPIGERRLTATQVVNRLRPKLNAVSGARLFMQAQQDLQIGGRQSAAEYQYTLTSDDANALFTWVPRLVDELNKHRGQMTDVNSDLQQNGLEAYMTVARSTAKRYGFDPNQVDNVLYDAFGQRTVSTIYNAINQYFVVMEVAPQYWQYPQSFQDIWLSTAAGNASGAAQTQMPSSVISGVTPFTAVTTTSATSSNTNERNANAVANQQNNAIANSKGGSSSGSADSTAAETMVPLMALMDWKTRHTATQVNHQGTEVAGTISFNLPSGGSLSEASNIIEQAERDIGMPASIHGAFAGAAQAYAQSMGVVPLLIVAALAVVYIVLGVLYENTIHPLTILSTLPSAGIGAILAMLIFGTPFSVIAMIGIILLIGIVKKNGIMMVDVAIQLQRNEGMEARKAIHEAAVVRLRPIMMTTFAAVLGALPLAIGIGQGASLRQPLGVTVMGGLLLSQVFTLYTTPVIYLFLDRLRARLARWAARLPWNRQADESAS; encoded by the coding sequence GTGAACCTCTCGGCGCTCTTCATCCGGCGGCCGGTCGCGACGTCGCTTCTCGCGATTGCGATCCTCATTTCGGGGATACTCGCCTTTTTCCGGCTGCCGGTCGCGCCGCTGCCCAACATCGCCTATCCGGTGATCGTGGTGCAGGCCAACATGGCGGGCGCGAGCCCGGACATCATGGCGTCGACCGTAGCCGAGCCGCTGGAGCGGCGCCTCGGCACCATCGCCGACGTGAGCCAGCTCACGTCGATCAGCAACACGGGTTCGTCGCTCATCGTGATCGTGTTCGGCCTGAACCGCGACATCAACGGCGCGGCGCGCGACGTTGAGGCCGCGATCCAGGCCGCGCGCGCCGACCTGCCCACCACCTTGCGCAGCAATCCAACGTACCGCCAGTACAACCCCGCCAGCGCACCGATCATGGTGCTCGCGCTCACGTCGGAAACGCTCACCAAGGCGCAGCTCTACGATTCCGCCGATTCGGTCATCCAGCAGCAGCTCTCGCAAGTGGACGGCGTGGGGCAGATCACGCTGGGCGGCGGCGCGCTGCCCTCCGTGCGCGTGGAGCTGGAACCCGGCAAGCTCAACAGCTACGGCATCGGGCTCGAAGACGTGCGCGCCTCTATTGGCGCGGCCAACGCCGACAGCGCGAAAGGCCATATCGACCAGGGCAACCAGCGCTATACGGTCATCTCGAACGACCAGATCAGCAATGCCGCGCCGTTCCGCGATGTCGTGATCGCGTATCGCAACGGCTCGCCCGTGTTCCTGCGCGACGTGGCCTCGGTCATCGATTCCAACGAAAACATCCGCAACGCGGGCCTCTACAACGGCCAGTCTGCCGTGCTCGTGATCGTCTACCCGATGCCCGGCAGCAACGTCGTGAAGACGGTGCAGCAGATCCGCGACCGCCTGCCCTCCATCGAAGCCGCGCTGCCCGCCACGATCAAGGTGAACGTGGCGATCGACCGCTCCGAGTCCGTGCGCGCCTCCGTGGCCGACACCGAGCGCACCCTGTTCATCGCCGTACTGCTCGTGATCGGCGTGGTGTTCGTGTTCCTGCTCTCGCCACGCGCGACGCTCATTCCCGCCGTGGCGCTGCCGCTTTCCATCGTGGGCACGTTCGGGCCCATGTACCTGCTCGGCTACAGCATCGACAATCTCTCGCTGATGGCGCTCACCATCGGCACCGGCTTCGTGGTGGACGACGCCGTGGTGGTGCTGGAAAACATCGTGCGCCACATCGAAGCCGGCATGGAGCCCAAGGAAGCGGCGCTCAAAGGCGCGGGCGAAGTGGGCTTCACGGTGCTTTCCATGAGCCTCTCGCTCATCGCCGTGTTCCTGCCCATTCTGCTGATGCCCGGCATCGTGGGCCTGCTCTTTCACGAGTTCGCGATGACGCTCTCCATCGCGATCCTCATCTCGCTCGTGATCTCGCTCACCGTCACGCCGACCATGTGCGCCTACGTGCTCAAGCGCGAAGCGCTGCACCGCAAGCCCTCGCGCGCGGCCGTGTGGATCGACGCGCAGTTCGAGCGCTTCAAGCAGTTCTATTCGCGCACGCTCGACGTCGCGCTCAATCACGCGCGGCTCACGATCTTCATCCTGTTCGCGCTGCTGGTGGGCAACGTGTTTCTCGCGCGGCTGCTTTCCGGCACGTTCTTCCCCGAGCAGGACACCGGCATTCTGATCGGACAGATCATCGCGGACCAGAGCATTTCGTTCACGGCGATGGAGAAGAAACTCGCGCAATTGCAGGCCATCGTGAAGGCCGACCCCGCCGTGCAGTCGGTGGCGGGCTTCACCGGCGGGCGCGCGCTCAATACGGCGACCGTGTTCGTCGAACTGAAGCCGATCGGCGAGCGTCGCCTGACGGCCACCCAGGTCGTGAACCGCCTGCGCCCCAAACTCAATGCCGTTTCGGGCGCACGCCTTTTCATGCAAGCGCAGCAGGACCTGCAGATCGGCGGGCGGCAGTCGGCGGCCGAGTATCAGTACACGCTCACGAGCGACGACGCCAACGCCCTCTTCACCTGGGTACCGCGTCTCGTGGACGAATTGAACAAGCACCGCGGCCAGATGACGGATGTGAATTCGGACTTGCAGCAAAACGGTCTGGAGGCCTACATGACGGTGGCGCGCTCGACCGCCAAGCGCTACGGCTTCGATCCGAACCAGGTGGACAACGTGCTCTACGACGCCTTCGGACAGCGCACCGTCTCGACCATCTACAACGCGATCAACCAGTACTTCGTCGTCATGGAAGTGGCGCCGCAATACTGGCAATATCCGCAGTCGTTCCAGGATATCTGGCTGAGCACCGCGGCGGGCAACGCGAGCGGCGCGGCGCAAACGCAGATGCCGTCTAGCGTCATCTCGGGCGTCACGCCTTTCACGGCCGTGACCACAACCAGCGCGACGAGCAGCAACACCAACGAGCGCAACGCCAACGCCGTGGCCAACCAGCAGAACAACGCGATTGCCAACAGCAAGGGCGGCAGTTCCAGCGGCAGCGCGGACAGCACGGCCGCCGAAACCATGGTGCCGCTCATGGCGCTCATGGACTGGAAAACGCGCCATACGGCCACGCAGGTCAATCACCAGGGCACGGAAGTCGCGGGCACGATCTCGTTCAATCTGCCCAGTGGCGGCTCGCTTTCCGAGGCCAGCAACATCATCGAGCAGGCCGAGCGCGACATCGGCATGCCCGCTTCCATTCACGGCGCGTTCGCGGGCGCGGCTCAGGCGTACGCGCAGTCCATGGGCGTCGTGCCGTTGCTCATTGTCGCCGCGCTCGCCGTGGTCTATATCGTGCTGGGCGTGCTGTACGAAAACACCATCCACCCGCTCACGATCCTCTCCACGCTGCCCTCGGCCGGCATTGGCGCGATCCTCGCCATGCTGATCTTCGGCACGCCGTTCTCGGTGATCGCGATGATCGGCATCATCCTGCTCATTGGTATCGTGAAGAAGAACGGCATCATGATGGTCGACGTCGCCATCCAGTTGCAGCGCAACGAAGGCATGGAAGCGCGCAAAGCGATCCACGAAGCCGCCGTGGTCCGGCTGCGCCCGATCATGATGACGACCTTCGCCGCCGTGCTCGGCGCGCTGCCGCTCGCCATCGGCATCGGCCAGGGCGCTTCGCTGCGCCAGCCGCTCGGCGTGACGGTCATGGGCGGCCTGCTGCTGAGCCAGGTCTTTACCCTGTACACCACGCCGGTGATTTACCTGTTCCTCGACCGCCTGCGCGCACGCCTCGCGCGCTGGGCCGCGCGCCTGCCGTGGAATCGCCAGGCCGATGAGAGCGCATCATGA
- a CDS encoding efflux transporter outer membrane subunit, which produces MRMLISAAGCAASRALPLARPFAPMTAALLLAGCMVGPDYHRPQVTVPTTWKELPGWTQAEPEAAQAPKGDWWTAFHDPLLDELEPLVVVSNQTVRQSYANYQEALAEVRVARASLFPTIGITGSLARERSSTGTLSSVSSITSTPSGARIVNGGTLEGNASWDIDLWGQVRRQIEEQSATAQASEATLANATLSEQIALANAVIDLRITDADIDLLTHTVQAYSDFLRVVANQDQAGTVPPSDLVSARTQLESARASLIALGVARAQYEHAIAVLVGRNPEEVDIPHSTQLPALPTIPAGVPSTLLQRRPDIATAERQMASANAAIGVAVAAYYPSISLSALDGFTQSPLSGLLHMSNYVWSLGASATQTIFDGGQRSGQVAAARASYDAAVANYRGTVLTAFQGVENDLSGLRILAQQAEVLDAAVRDAIHGAQIAQNEYEAGTVDYTTVATALATQVTNQQSALNVQQQRLLDTASLIGDLGGGWSGQLHDAQHPDRAVTPASDAAVPAASASGAANVEASRTQGAVQSP; this is translated from the coding sequence ATGCGAATGTTGATCTCCGCCGCCGGATGCGCGGCCTCGCGCGCGCTGCCGCTCGCGCGGCCGTTTGCCCCCATGACCGCCGCGCTGCTGCTCGCGGGCTGCATGGTCGGGCCGGATTACCACCGGCCCCAGGTCACCGTGCCCACCACCTGGAAGGAGTTGCCCGGCTGGACCCAGGCCGAGCCCGAAGCGGCACAGGCCCCCAAGGGCGACTGGTGGACCGCCTTCCATGACCCGCTGCTCGACGAACTCGAACCGCTCGTCGTGGTATCGAACCAGACCGTGCGGCAGAGCTATGCGAACTACCAGGAAGCGCTCGCCGAAGTGCGCGTGGCGCGTGCAAGCCTCTTTCCGACCATCGGCATTACCGGCTCACTCGCGCGCGAGCGCTCCTCCACGGGCACGCTCAGCAGCGTGAGCAGCATCACCTCCACGCCGAGCGGCGCGCGTATCGTCAACGGCGGCACGCTCGAAGGCAACGCGAGCTGGGATATCGACCTCTGGGGCCAGGTGCGCCGCCAGATCGAGGAACAGTCGGCCACGGCGCAGGCGAGCGAAGCGACGCTGGCCAATGCTACGCTCTCCGAACAAATCGCGCTGGCGAACGCTGTGATCGATCTGCGCATCACGGACGCCGATATCGACCTGCTCACGCATACCGTGCAGGCGTATTCGGACTTCCTGCGCGTGGTGGCCAACCAGGACCAGGCGGGCACCGTCCCGCCTTCCGATCTGGTGTCCGCGCGCACGCAGCTCGAATCCGCGCGCGCGAGCCTGATTGCGCTGGGCGTGGCGCGCGCGCAATACGAGCACGCCATTGCGGTGCTCGTGGGCCGCAACCCCGAAGAGGTCGATATTCCGCACAGCACGCAGCTTCCCGCGCTACCGACGATTCCCGCCGGCGTGCCTTCCACGCTGCTGCAGCGGCGGCCCGACATTGCGACCGCCGAACGCCAGATGGCCTCGGCCAACGCGGCGATCGGCGTGGCGGTGGCCGCGTACTATCCGTCGATCTCGCTTTCCGCGCTCGACGGCTTCACGCAGTCGCCGCTTTCGGGTCTGCTGCACATGAGCAACTACGTCTGGTCGCTCGGCGCGAGCGCGACCCAGACGATCTTCGACGGCGGCCAGCGCAGCGGTCAGGTGGCGGCCGCGCGCGCGAGCTATGACGCGGCGGTGGCGAACTATCGCGGCACGGTGCTGACGGCGTTCCAGGGCGTGGAAAACGATCTCTCCGGGCTGCGCATCCTCGCACAGCAGGCCGAAGTGCTCGACGCCGCCGTACGCGACGCAATCCACGGCGCGCAGATCGCGCAAAACGAGTACGAGGCGGGAACCGTCGACTACACGACGGTCGCCACGGCGCTCGCCACGCAGGTGACCAATCAGCAGAGCGCGCTCAACGTGCAGCAGCAGAGGCTGCTCGATACGGCTTCGCTGATCGGCGACCTGGGCGGTGGCTGGTCCGGGCAGTTGCACGATGCGCAGCATCCGGACCGTGCGGTGACGCCGGCTTCCGACGCGGCCGTTCCGGCGGCGAGTGCCAGCGGTGCGGCGAATGTAGAAGCGAGCCGGACGCAGGGCGCTGTTCAGAGCCCCTGA
- a CDS encoding PACE efflux transporter, which produces MQGIKRRIVYVALFEGIAILITGSSFASLSGSGMNRAGAAAVFSSLIAVGWNFVFNLLFERWEARQTKRGRSVARRIAHAVGFEGGLVVFLVPMIALTLQVTLVEAFAMDIGLSVFFLVYNYVYNLIFDAVFGLPASAMPVTATSETDPHA; this is translated from the coding sequence ATGCAGGGTATCAAACGCCGCATCGTCTACGTCGCGTTGTTCGAAGGCATCGCGATTCTGATTACCGGTTCGAGTTTCGCCTCGCTCTCGGGCAGCGGCATGAACCGCGCGGGCGCGGCGGCGGTGTTTTCGTCGCTGATCGCGGTGGGCTGGAACTTCGTCTTCAACCTGCTGTTCGAGCGCTGGGAAGCGCGCCAGACGAAGCGCGGCCGCAGTGTCGCGCGCCGCATTGCGCATGCGGTCGGCTTCGAGGGCGGCCTCGTGGTGTTTCTCGTGCCGATGATCGCGCTTACGCTGCAAGTCACGCTGGTCGAGGCGTTTGCGATGGATATCGGGCTCTCGGTGTTCTTTCTCGTCTACAACTACGTCTACAACCTGATCTTCGACGCCGTGTTCGGGCTGCCGGCCTCCGCCATGCCGGTGACTGCCACCTCGGAAACGGACCCGCACGCATAG
- the nfsB gene encoding oxygen-insensitive NAD(P)H nitroreductase has translation MNLTRYAKARHATKAFDPARKIPAAVIAELKELIRFSPSSVNSQPWHFVLAESDAARARIAKGMEGFAYNEPKVTRASHVVVLCVRTDMDERHLADVLAQEEADGRFANAEAKAGQEKTRSFYVNLHRERNDLPAWMEKQAYLALGTLLIGASTLEIDACPMEGFDAKALDEELGLREQGLTALVVIGLGYRSADDFNAKLPKSRLSAASVFTDLG, from the coding sequence TTGAACCTCACCCGCTACGCGAAAGCCCGCCACGCCACCAAGGCATTCGATCCCGCCCGCAAGATTCCCGCCGCCGTCATCGCTGAACTCAAGGAGCTGATCCGCTTCAGCCCCTCGTCGGTGAATTCGCAGCCGTGGCATTTCGTGCTGGCGGAAAGCGATGCTGCGCGCGCGCGTATCGCAAAGGGCATGGAAGGTTTCGCATACAACGAACCGAAGGTCACGCGCGCCTCGCACGTCGTGGTGCTGTGCGTGCGCACCGACATGGACGAACGCCACCTCGCCGACGTGCTCGCGCAGGAAGAAGCGGACGGCCGCTTCGCCAATGCCGAAGCGAAGGCGGGTCAGGAAAAGACGCGCTCGTTCTACGTGAACCTGCATCGCGAGCGCAACGACCTGCCCGCGTGGATGGAGAAGCAGGCGTATCTCGCGCTCGGCACGTTGCTGATCGGCGCGTCGACGCTCGAAATCGACGCCTGCCCGATGGAAGGCTTCGACGCGAAGGCGCTCGACGAGGAACTGGGCCTGCGCGAACAGGGTCTCACCGCACTCGTGGTCATTGGCCTTGGCTACCGCAGCGCCGACGACTTCAACGCGAAGCTGCCGAAGTCGCGTTTGTCCGCGGCTTCGGTATTTACCGATCTGGGTTGA
- a CDS encoding secondary thiamine-phosphate synthase enzyme YjbQ: MRQAIHHLPVNTRTRGLVEISHEVRAFVREQRIATGLLTLFCRHTSASLLIQENADPSVRRDLERYFEQLAPEDPERYEHDTEGPDDMPAHLRTALTHTQLSIPVEHGNPVLGTWQGIYVFEHRRAAHTRDIVLHLIGE; the protein is encoded by the coding sequence ATGCGCCAGGCCATTCATCATCTGCCGGTGAACACGCGCACGCGCGGGCTTGTCGAAATCAGCCATGAAGTGCGCGCATTCGTGCGCGAACAGCGCATCGCCACCGGCTTGCTCACCCTCTTTTGCCGCCACACGTCGGCCTCGCTCTTGATCCAGGAAAACGCCGATCCCTCGGTGCGCCGCGATCTCGAACGCTATTTCGAGCAGCTCGCCCCCGAAGATCCGGAACGTTACGAGCACGACACCGAAGGCCCCGACGACATGCCCGCGCATCTGCGCACGGCGCTCACGCACACACAGCTCTCGATTCCGGTCGAGCACGGCAATCCCGTGCTGGGCACGTGGCAGGGCATCTATGTGTTCGAACATCGGCGCGCGGCGCACACGCGCGATATCGTGCTGCATCTGATCGGCGAATGA
- a CDS encoding dienelactone hydrolase family protein, producing the protein MKQSAGSMITFTRPDGQSLQGYLAKPEKSEGAPAIVVIQEWWGLNDQIRGVADRLAQAGYLALVPDLYRGKSTVEQEEAHHLMTGLDFADAASQDVYGAVTYLKTLTDRVGVTGYCMGGALTLLAATMVPGLTAAVVWYGFPPLDYIDASKITAPILGHFATQDQAFNIETVAELETKLKNANVDVEFHRYLAHHAFANETAVGPTRIAITQYDPVWAQLAWDRSLTFWGRTLWPQRAAR; encoded by the coding sequence ATGAAACAGTCCGCCGGTTCCATGATTACCTTCACCCGCCCTGACGGCCAGTCGCTCCAGGGTTATCTCGCCAAGCCGGAGAAAAGCGAAGGCGCGCCCGCCATCGTCGTGATCCAGGAGTGGTGGGGTTTGAACGACCAGATCCGCGGCGTGGCCGACCGTCTCGCGCAGGCGGGCTACCTCGCGCTCGTGCCCGACCTCTATCGCGGCAAGAGCACGGTCGAGCAGGAAGAGGCTCACCACTTGATGACGGGCCTCGACTTCGCGGACGCCGCCTCGCAGGACGTGTACGGCGCGGTCACCTATCTCAAGACGCTCACGGACCGCGTAGGCGTGACGGGCTACTGCATGGGCGGCGCGCTCACGCTGCTCGCGGCAACCATGGTCCCGGGCCTGACGGCCGCCGTGGTGTGGTACGGCTTCCCGCCGCTCGACTACATCGATGCGAGCAAGATCACCGCGCCTATCCTCGGCCACTTCGCGACCCAGGACCAGGCGTTCAACATCGAAACCGTGGCGGAGCTCGAAACGAAGCTCAAGAACGCCAACGTCGATGTCGAATTCCATCGCTATCTCGCCCACCACGCGTTCGCGAACGAAACCGCCGTGGGGCCGACCCGCATCGCCATCACGCAGTACGACCCGGTCTGGGCGCAGCTCGCGTGGGACCGCTCGCTGACGTTCTGGGGCCGCACGCTGTGGCCGCAACGCGCGGCGCGCTGA
- a CDS encoding bestrophin-like domain yields the protein MTPLILQRPALLFIVLILVLPLAAGLGTKVLHRRFPLADEARENYKIVQGATLTLLALLIGFTLSMAVGRYDQRKNLEEEEANAIGTEYLRVELLGGEAAAQAKALLGRYLQARIQFYVVHDAAALDQINRNTSELQTQLWASVRDAAKAQPNPVMALVVGGMNDVINSQGYTQAAWINRIPVAAWALMIVIAIFSNLMQGYGAHAQVGRRVLLLVLPITVTLSLTLIADIDSPRGGLIRVAPLNLMSLAQSLPANP from the coding sequence ATGACGCCGCTCATCCTCCAGCGCCCCGCGCTTCTGTTCATCGTGCTGATTTTGGTGCTGCCGCTTGCCGCCGGCCTTGGCACAAAAGTGCTGCACCGGCGCTTCCCGCTCGCCGACGAAGCGCGCGAGAACTACAAGATCGTGCAGGGCGCGACGCTCACGCTGCTCGCGCTTTTGATCGGCTTCACGCTCTCGATGGCCGTGGGCCGCTACGACCAGCGCAAGAACCTGGAAGAAGAGGAGGCCAACGCGATCGGCACGGAGTACCTGCGCGTAGAGTTGCTTGGCGGCGAGGCGGCTGCGCAGGCCAAGGCGTTGCTCGGGCGCTATCTTCAGGCGCGCATCCAGTTCTATGTCGTGCACGACGCTGCCGCGCTCGATCAGATCAATCGCAACACCAGCGAACTGCAGACGCAACTTTGGGCGAGCGTGCGCGACGCCGCTAAGGCGCAGCCGAATCCGGTGATGGCGCTAGTGGTCGGCGGCATGAACGACGTCATCAACTCGCAGGGCTACACGCAGGCCGCGTGGATCAATCGCATTCCCGTTGCCGCGTGGGCGCTGATGATCGTGATCGCCATCTTCAGCAACCTGATGCAGGGCTACGGCGCGCACGCCCAGGTCGGGCGGCGCGTGCTGCTGCTCGTCCTGCCCATTACGGTGACGCTGTCGCTCACGCTCATCGCCGATATCGATAGCCCGCGCGGCGGCTTGATTCGTGTCGCGCCGCTTAACCTGATGAGCCTTGCGCAATCCCTACCTGCGAATCCTTGA
- a CDS encoding cupin domain-containing protein, protein MKVIRSKTFTASRPWGALDIANMSGTTVRLHWTDQPYKWHVNDGEEVFAVLDGVVDMHYREGGAEHVAVLEAGDVFFAGVGCEHVAHPRGEARILVVEREGSV, encoded by the coding sequence ATGAAAGTCATCCGTTCGAAAACCTTCACCGCCAGCCGCCCGTGGGGCGCGCTCGACATCGCCAACATGAGCGGCACCACCGTGCGCCTGCACTGGACCGACCAGCCATACAAATGGCACGTCAACGACGGAGAGGAGGTGTTCGCCGTGCTGGACGGCGTGGTCGACATGCATTACCGCGAAGGCGGCGCGGAGCACGTCGCGGTGCTCGAAGCCGGCGACGTGTTCTTCGCGGGCGTGGGCTGCGAGCATGTCGCGCACCCGCGCGGCGAGGCGCGCATTCTCGTGGTCGAGCGTGAAGGCAGCGTGTAA
- a CDS encoding glutathione S-transferase N-terminal domain-containing protein — MNDLSAFPITRKWPALHPERIQLYSLPTPNGVKVSIMLEESGLPYEPHLVRFDANDQMSPEFLSINPNNKIPAILDPNGPGGEPLALFESGAILIYLADKCGRFLAREGAARYETIQWVMFQMGGIGPMFGQVGFFHKFAGKEYEDKRPRDRYVAESRRLLAVLDQRLEGRKWIMGDEYTIADIATFGWVRNLVGFYEAGDLVGYADFKNVARVLAAFVARPAVERGLNIPPRG; from the coding sequence ATGAACGACCTTTCCGCATTTCCCATCACGCGCAAGTGGCCAGCGCTGCATCCCGAACGTATCCAGCTTTATTCGCTGCCCACGCCCAATGGCGTCAAGGTCTCGATCATGCTGGAGGAAAGCGGTCTGCCGTACGAGCCGCATCTGGTGCGCTTCGACGCGAACGACCAGATGTCGCCGGAATTCCTCTCGATCAATCCCAACAACAAGATTCCCGCGATCCTCGACCCGAACGGCCCGGGCGGCGAGCCGCTCGCGCTCTTCGAGTCGGGCGCGATCCTAATCTATCTCGCCGACAAGTGCGGCCGCTTCCTCGCCCGCGAAGGCGCGGCGCGCTACGAAACGATCCAGTGGGTCATGTTCCAGATGGGCGGCATTGGCCCGATGTTCGGCCAGGTGGGCTTCTTCCACAAATTCGCGGGCAAGGAGTACGAGGACAAGCGTCCGCGCGACCGCTACGTCGCCGAATCGCGCCGTTTGCTCGCCGTGCTCGACCAGCGCCTTGAAGGCCGCAAGTGGATCATGGGCGACGAGTACACCATCGCCGACATCGCCACGTTTGGTTGGGTGCGCAACCTTGTCGGCTTCTACGAGGCCGGCGACCTCGTGGGTTACGCCGACTTCAAGAACGTCGCACGCGTGCTCGCGGCGTTCGTCGCGCGGCCGGCGGTCGAGCGCGGCCTCAACATTCCGCCGCGCGGTTAA
- a CDS encoding DUF4410 domain-containing protein, with translation MKMQWHWNLVAALWLCAFAPLASAQVLGAPAAPGPAPGAPLVYVTDFELDAANVKQDSNPVANAREHLGGGLLPRLRHRDPQQQADQDVAKLANALVNDLRAKGLDARRLPSGTPLPAQGWLVRGVFLSVDEGNSLRRAVVGFGSGASQIELAVAVDNLATQAPQPLYQVIDSESSHAKPGAGAAIALNPYVAAAKFVLARADDRKNVDRAAAEVADSVAARVKAAPQ, from the coding sequence ATGAAGATGCAATGGCACTGGAACCTGGTTGCGGCGCTCTGGCTGTGTGCGTTCGCGCCGCTCGCCTCGGCGCAAGTCCTGGGCGCGCCCGCGGCGCCGGGACCTGCGCCTGGCGCGCCGCTCGTCTACGTGACGGACTTCGAGCTCGATGCGGCCAACGTCAAGCAGGACTCGAATCCTGTGGCGAATGCCCGCGAGCATCTGGGCGGCGGCCTGCTGCCGAGGTTGCGTCACCGCGACCCGCAGCAGCAGGCGGATCAGGACGTCGCTAAACTGGCCAATGCGCTGGTCAACGACCTGCGCGCAAAGGGCCTCGATGCGCGCCGCCTGCCCAGCGGCACGCCGCTGCCCGCACAGGGCTGGCTCGTGCGCGGCGTATTTTTGAGCGTGGACGAAGGCAACAGCTTGCGGCGCGCGGTGGTGGGTTTCGGCTCGGGCGCGAGCCAGATCGAGCTGGCGGTGGCCGTGGACAACCTCGCCACCCAGGCCCCGCAGCCGCTTTATCAGGTGATCGACAGCGAATCGAGCCACGCGAAGCCGGGCGCCGGCGCGGCTATCGCGCTCAATCCCTACGTGGCGGCGGCCAAATTCGTGCTGGCGCGCGCCGATGACCGCAAGAACGTGGACCGCGCGGCGGCCGAAGTGGCCGACTCGGTCGCGGCGCGCGTGAAAGCGGCGCCGCAATGA
- a CDS encoding HAD family hydrolase, translating into MAAIGVVLFDMEGVLSHYDRDARVASLAAATGAPPATVRHAIWGSGLEARADAGEIDPDAYLRALGVMLGCEVGRDVWLASRRASITPNEAALALAQRVAARCRIAVLTNNCSLVTHHLDYLNPPVAQLFGSQIYSSATFGAVKPAAQTYLGCVAQLGAQPQETLFIDDSEANVTGALDAGLQACHFVEADSLARDLTRLGLIDD; encoded by the coding sequence ATGGCGGCGATCGGCGTAGTCCTCTTCGACATGGAAGGCGTGCTGTCCCACTACGATCGCGATGCGCGCGTGGCGAGCCTCGCGGCCGCCACCGGCGCGCCGCCCGCAACCGTGCGTCATGCGATCTGGGGCTCGGGCCTCGAAGCGCGCGCCGACGCGGGTGAGATCGACCCCGACGCCTATCTGCGCGCGCTCGGCGTCATGCTCGGCTGCGAGGTGGGCCGCGATGTGTGGCTCGCTTCGCGGCGCGCCTCGATCACGCCGAACGAGGCGGCGCTCGCATTGGCGCAGCGCGTGGCCGCGCGCTGCCGCATCGCCGTGCTGACCAACAACTGCTCGCTCGTCACACATCACCTCGATTATCTGAATCCGCCGGTCGCGCAGCTTTTCGGTTCGCAGATCTATTCGTCGGCCACATTCGGCGCGGTCAAGCCGGCTGCGCAGACCTACCTGGGCTGCGTGGCGCAGCTCGGCGCTCAGCCGCAGGAAACGCTTTTCATCGATGACAGCGAAGCGAACGTGACGGGCGCGCTCGACGCGGGTCTGCAGGCGTGTCACTTCGTCGAAGCCGATTCGCTCGCGCGCGACCTTACGCGGCTCGGGTTGATCGACGATTGA